A genomic window from Fusarium falciforme chromosome 2, complete sequence includes:
- a CDS encoding TLC domain-containing protein, with protein MSDTSYPAPSQVDDKTTIAAPLPPPQPFTSESSIADATVSLQDSPAPTAQQAQQQQPVPETLESKPAPNPKTANGFAKASTSSAPARTRLKRDNSTPNMNGPLYMQTSGNKTVLVRRLKRKEESTWKHLARWFVENQIGLSFNLLALIFLAQTFIPKAREHTYKFFNLSYYNPKSGQYRIGFDDAYFIAFCIILFTGLRAGIMEHVLAPIGRLQGITSRKSLTRFSEQAWLMVYYTVFWPWGVYIYCTSPHYMSMKNLWTDWPNRELDGLMKGYLLCQWAFWLQQMIVINIEERRKDHWQMFTHHIVTTALIYSCYAYHHTRVGNFILVIMDVVDLFLPLAKCLKYSGFTKLCDVMFGLFVVSWFIARHVLYIMVCWSIYSDVPQIMPVGCFKGTNDNLIGPIDPPAGYSYLLDPFLKPDGLVCYNETIQWAFLAPLLFLQVITIGWFTMIVRVIIKVLKGGDAEDVRSDDEGGDEEEEEDEFVYEEAQPLEEEVGVEELDLRNWERRSGVRKQASSSGVSLPGHSDRKELLGRIGCEKQVD; from the exons ATGAGCGACACAAGCTATCCTGCGCCGTCGCAGGTCGACGACAAGACCACCATCGCCGCCCCTCTTCCCCCACCCCAACCTTTCACCAGCGAAAGCTCAATTGCAGATGCAACGGTGTCTTTACAAGATTCGCCAGCTCCAACGGCTCAAcaagctcagcagcagcagcccgtCCCCGAGACTCTCGAATCGAAACCGGCGCCGAACCCCAAGACAGCCAATGGCTTCGCCAAAGCATCAACTTCGTCTGCCCCCGCGCGGACACGGCTCAAGAGGGACAACAGCACCCCCAACATGAACGGGCCCCTCTACATGCAGACCTCGGGCAACAAGACGGTGCTCGTCCGTCGACTCAAGCGCAAGGAGGAGAGCACCTGGAAGCACCTGGCCCGCTGGTTTGTCGAGAACCAGATTG GCCTTTCGTTCAATCTCCTCGCCCTCATTTTCCTCGCCCAGACCTTTATCCCCAAGGCCCGGGAACACACGTACAAGTTCTTCAACCTCAGCTACTACAACCCCAAATCAGGCCAGTACCGCATCGGATTCGATGATGCCTACTTCATTGCCTTTTGCATCATCCTCTTTACCGGCCTCCGCGCCGGCATCATGGAGCACGTCCTGGCCCCCATTGGTAGACTCCAGGGGATCACCAGCCGCAAGTCCTTGACTCGCTTCAGCGAGCAGGCTTGGCTTATGGTGTACTACACTGTCTTTTGGCCCTGGGGAGTG TACATCTACTGCACTTCGCCTCACTACATGAGCATGAAGAACCTCTGGACCGACTGGCCCAACCGCGAGCTCGATGGCCTCATGAAGGGTTACCTCCTGTGCCAGTGGGCTTTCTGGCTGCAGCAGATGATTGTCATTAACATTGAGGAGCGTCGCAAGGATCACTGGCAGATGTTTACTCACCACATTGTCACGACTGCGCTCATCTACTCGTGCTACGCCTACCACCACACCCGCGTCGGCAACTTTATCCTCGTTATTATGGATGTTGTTGACCTGTTTCTGCCT CTTGCCAAGTGCCTCAAGTACAGCGGCTTCACCAAGCTCTGCGATGTCATGTTTGGACTGTTTGTGGTTTCGTGGTTCATTGCCCGCCACGTCCTCTACATCATGGTCTGCTGGTCCATCTACAGCGATGTTCCCCAGATCATGCCAGTTGGCTGCTTCAAGGGCACCAACGACAACCTGATTGGCCCCATCGATCCTCCGGCCGGCTATTCATACCTGCTCGACCCCTTCCTCAAGCCCGACGGCCTTGTCTGCTACAACGAGACCATTCAGTGGGCTTTCCTCGctcccctcctcttcctccaggtCATCACCATTGGATGGTTCACCATGATCGTCCGTGTCATCATCAAGGTCCTCAAGGGAGGTGATGCCGAGGATGTGCgaagcgacgacgagggtggtgatgaggaagaggaggaggatgagtttGTGTACGAGGAGGCTCAGcccctcgaggaggaggttggcgtcgaggagctcgaccTCAGGAACTGGGAGCGCCGATCTGGCGTTAGGAAGCAAGCTAGCAGCTCCGGAGTCAGTCTACCCGGCCACAGCGATCGCAAGGAGTTGCTGGGACGTATCGGTTGCGAGAAGCAAGTCGACTAG
- a CDS encoding DASH complex subunit SPC19: protein MAAANLATYSDCVSSLRTSLKFLESSVETLDNGVSDFPRLVNVLKTVRHYELIPQPTLAAAEASLRDDIGPYIALLLARADSQIERQERRIETLKARAELQQGRLARPDDDFDAKPKRGAGSGSRKLTAEERLRARAVRQRKEALRYGVERLELEVLQKERELRKRLEG, encoded by the exons ATGGCTGCCGCCAACCTCGCGACGTACTCAGACTGCGTCTCCTCCCTCCGCACATCTCTCAAGTTCCTCGAATCCTCAGTCGAAACCCTTGACAATGGCGTCTCTGACTTTCCCCGCCTTGTCAACGTCCTGAAGACAGTCCGC CACTACGAACTCATCCCCCAACCAACCCTCGCCGCCGCAGAAGCCTCCCTCCGCGATGACATAGGCCCATAtatcgccctcctcctcgcccgcgCCGACTCGCAGATCGAGCGTCAAGAGCGCCGCATCGAGACTCTCAAGGCCCGCGCCGAGCTACAGCAGGGCCGCCTCGCCCGGCCcgacgacgactttgacgCAAAGCCCAAGAGGGGGGCTGGCTCCGGCAGCCGCAAGCTTACCGCCGAAGAGAGGCTCCGCGCCCGGGCCGTTCGGCAGAGGAAGGAGGCGCTGAGATACGGCGTTGAGAGGCTTGAGCTCGAAGTCCTGCagaaggagagggagctGAGGAAGCGGCTCGAGGGGTGA